The following proteins are co-located in the Ascaphus truei isolate aAscTru1 unplaced genomic scaffold, aAscTru1.hap1 HAP1_SCAFFOLD_318, whole genome shotgun sequence genome:
- the LOC142483305 gene encoding uncharacterized protein LOC142483305, which produces MRIGTRLPETRQSIPIHQQPFTKLTDTARQGEGLKNRDMNPYCRTYGNVIPQIIHTGKKSYNCSECGKSFYKKYHLVTHQIIHTGVKPYNCSECGKSFSQKSNLVKHQIIHTGVKPYNCSECGKSFSHKSGLVTHQRIHTGVKPYNCSECGTSFHDQSSFCRHQRIHTGERSYNCSECGKSFIKKSHLVTHQRIHTGVRLYNCSECVKSFSNKWLLVTHQRIHTDVRPFNCSECGKSFKQKSILVTHQRIHTGVIPYNCSECGKSYQKSSLVTHQRIHTGVRPYKCSECGKSFSRKSHLVTHQRIHTRERPYNCSECGKSFSRKSHLVRHQTIHTGVTPYKLP; this is translated from the coding sequence ATGAGAATTGGAACAAGATTACCAGAAACTCGGCAGAGCATTCCTATACATCAACAGCCTTTTACTAAACTTACAGACACCGCAAGACAAGGAGAGGGTTTAAAGAACAGAGACATGAACCCCTACTGTAGGACATACGGTAATGTTATACCGCAGATAATCCATACAGGGAAGaaatcctataactgctctgaatgtgggaaaagcttctatAAGAAATatcatcttgttacacaccaaataatccacacaggggtgaagccttataactgctctgaatgtgggaaaagcttcagtcagaaatcAAATCTTGTTAAACACCAAATAATCCATacaggggtgaagccttataactgctctgaatgtgggaaaagcttcagtcataAATCaggtcttgttacacaccaaagaatccacacaggggtgaagccttataactgctctgaatgtgggactaGTTTCCATGATCAATCAAGTTTTTGtagacaccaaagaatccacacaggggagagatcctataactgctctgaatgtgggaaaagcttcattaagaaatcgcatcttgttacacaccaaagaatccacacaggcgtGAGActttataactgctctgaatgtgtgAAAAGCTTCAGTAACAAATGGcttcttgttacacaccaaagaatccacacagatgTGAGACCttttaactgctctgaatgtgggaaaagcttcaagcAGAAATCaattcttgttacacaccaaagaatccacacaggggtgataccctataactgctctgaatgtgggaaaagctatCAGAAATCaagtcttgttacacaccaaagaatccacacaggtgTGAGACCTTATaaatgctctgaatgtgggaaaagcttcagtcggaaatcgcatcttgttacacaccaaagaatccacacaagggagaggccctataactgctctgaatgtgggaaaagcttcagtcggaaatcgcatcttgttagacaccaaacaatccacacaggggtgacacCCTATAAACTGCCCTGA